Proteins co-encoded in one Halomicroarcula saliterrae genomic window:
- a CDS encoding cupredoxin domain-containing protein gives MSLEIYDRRTVLRLSTATMATLSTAGCLGGQSSSVQTVTMPGDLKFDPKTAMIKPGGSVTWTNESEIEHTVTAYEDEIPDAAAYFASGGFESERAARNRVSEGLIAPGESYEQTFDQPGTYGYFCIPHEGSGMVGTVRVR, from the coding sequence ATGTCACTCGAAATCTACGATCGGCGAACGGTGTTACGACTCAGCACTGCCACCATGGCGACGCTCAGCACGGCTGGGTGTTTGGGTGGACAATCCTCGTCGGTACAGACCGTCACGATGCCCGGCGACCTCAAATTTGACCCGAAGACCGCGATGATCAAACCTGGTGGGTCGGTTACGTGGACGAACGAGAGTGAGATCGAGCACACGGTTACGGCGTATGAAGACGAGATTCCAGACGCGGCGGCGTACTTCGCAAGTGGTGGCTTCGAGTCAGAGCGTGCCGCGAGGAACCGGGTCTCCGAGGGGCTCATCGCTCCGGGAGAGAGCTACGAGCAAACGTTCGATCAGCCGGGAACGTACGGGTACTTCTGTATCCCACATGAGGGGTCTGGAATGGTCGGGACAGTGCGAGTGAGGTAA
- a CDS encoding heavy-metal-associated domain-containing protein, translating into MNETTQLRVMDFDCPTCASTVEHALSNVDGVQNVKVHYTTGRVEIEYDDDVADPDAFAQAIENQGYTPQPA; encoded by the coding sequence ATGAACGAAACGACCCAACTCCGTGTGATGGACTTCGACTGCCCGACCTGCGCGAGCACCGTTGAACACGCCCTCTCGAACGTCGACGGCGTCCAGAATGTGAAAGTCCACTACACGACCGGCCGAGTCGAGATCGAGTACGACGACGACGTCGCTGACCCCGACGCCTTCGCACAGGCCATCGAAAACCAGGGCTACACGCCCCAGCCCGCCTAG
- a CDS encoding saccharopine dehydrogenase family protein — translation MTATGDAILVVGGYGTIGRTVCNELANSVSEEVIAAGRSPEKAHRFADTIAGVNARTLDVNEESFDESLAGVGTVVMCLDAADATFARSCFERGIDYVDISPDDSLLRDIETADGIARKNGSTAVLSVGLSPGMTNLFVSDAAAELDTVDRADITLLLGLGEAFGPDTIKWTVEDAFGRFSVQNSEQSISVTGLTEPRMVRIPEWGRRRAYRANLADQQVLARTTDIPTVESRLCYDSRVVTRYLAALRRTGLFQPVVSMLGVNIIVKLADTLPVGSDESVIKTAVRGSKNGRLSRIEQWVRGPDQARATALVAVQVTSELVGSSQPAGVLHIQELFDSSPFVETLLEGNYEVGRTQQQGRVS, via the coding sequence ATGACTGCTACCGGTGACGCGATTCTCGTTGTCGGCGGATACGGGACCATCGGCCGCACGGTCTGTAATGAATTGGCCAATAGCGTGTCAGAAGAGGTTATTGCGGCTGGCCGTTCCCCCGAAAAGGCACATCGCTTCGCCGACACTATTGCAGGAGTGAATGCTCGTACGCTCGACGTGAACGAGGAGTCATTCGATGAGTCCCTCGCTGGCGTCGGAACGGTCGTCATGTGTCTCGATGCAGCGGACGCCACGTTCGCCAGATCTTGTTTCGAGCGCGGTATCGACTACGTCGACATCTCACCGGACGATTCACTTCTCCGAGACATCGAAACAGCCGATGGCATCGCCCGTAAGAACGGATCTACAGCTGTCCTCAGCGTGGGTCTGTCCCCAGGAATGACAAACCTGTTTGTTTCCGATGCGGCTGCCGAACTCGATACCGTCGACAGGGCCGACATCACGTTGCTCCTCGGTCTCGGCGAAGCATTCGGCCCGGATACGATCAAATGGACCGTCGAAGACGCGTTCGGGCGCTTTTCAGTGCAGAATTCCGAGCAATCAATTTCTGTGACTGGTCTCACGGAGCCGCGAATGGTCAGGATTCCGGAGTGGGGGCGACGGCGGGCGTATCGAGCGAATCTCGCGGATCAACAGGTGCTCGCCCGGACTACGGACATCCCCACGGTGGAAAGCCGACTCTGTTACGACTCTCGTGTTGTCACCCGCTACCTGGCAGCGTTACGTCGGACTGGGCTGTTCCAGCCGGTCGTGTCGATGCTCGGCGTCAACATTATCGTGAAACTGGCCGACACCCTTCCGGTTGGTTCCGACGAATCGGTCATCAAGACGGCGGTTCGCGGCTCGAAGAACGGTCGCCTCAGCCGCATCGAACAATGGGTTCGTGGGCCAGACCAGGCCCGCGCGACGGCACTCGTTGCAGTTCAAGTTACATCGGAACTGGTGGGATCGTCACAACCAGCGGGCGTCTTGCACATTCAGGAACTGTTCGACAGTTCGCCGTTCGTCGAGACGCTACTGGAGGGAAATTACGAAGTTGGCCGTACACAGCAGCAGGGTCGAGTATCCTGA
- a CDS encoding ABC transporter permease has translation MNRFAVGIRSNVRTFLRTPLNVVLALVLPLVVIEGWGQAMAGLPPMPTVEAIPLDLGRVLGAIFGVAIIAGLMGLVQMISAREADRRLVQTGYSPRTLLATRLATLAGVTIVVAGVNFGVLWLTVEPEAPLLVFAFLALAGVVYAFLGALVGAVLPRLFEGSLVVVFLAMMDAFLSGDSPLAADVPDFVQYFPLYHPKELLQSAVFDGTFAAGDLAFVGGYVLVLLVLVTAVFGATMRTSGGWSA, from the coding sequence ATGAATAGGTTCGCCGTGGGCATTCGATCAAACGTTAGGACGTTCCTCAGGACGCCCCTGAACGTGGTCCTCGCGCTGGTGCTGCCGCTCGTGGTCATCGAGGGGTGGGGACAGGCGATGGCGGGGCTACCGCCGATGCCGACCGTCGAGGCGATTCCGCTCGATCTCGGGCGCGTCCTCGGCGCAATCTTCGGCGTCGCCATCATCGCTGGGCTGATGGGTCTGGTCCAGATGATCAGTGCCCGGGAGGCCGACCGACGGCTCGTCCAGACCGGGTACTCGCCGAGGACGTTACTTGCGACGCGGCTGGCGACTCTCGCGGGTGTCACGATTGTCGTCGCGGGGGTGAACTTCGGGGTCCTCTGGCTGACCGTCGAACCCGAGGCACCGCTGCTCGTGTTCGCGTTCCTCGCGCTCGCGGGCGTCGTCTACGCCTTCCTCGGTGCGCTCGTCGGCGCAGTGCTTCCGCGGCTGTTCGAGGGGTCGCTCGTCGTCGTGTTCCTCGCGATGATGGACGCGTTCCTCAGTGGCGACAGCCCGCTCGCCGCGGATGTCCCCGACTTCGTCCAGTACTTCCCGCTGTATCATCCGAAAGAACTTCTCCAGTCGGCCGTCTTCGACGGCACGTTCGCGGCGGGCGACCTCGCCTTCGTTGGCGGATACGTTCTCGTGTTGCTCGTCCTCGTGACTGCCGTATTCGGTGCGACGATGCGCACGTCTGGGGGGTGGTCAGCGTGA
- a CDS encoding multicopper oxidase domain-containing protein: protein MPSIDYNSAAKVTERLEERLVESLTGETNVSRRTVLGGLGVAGSAAVGLGSSRASASSGHDDEDEHGNFGAVGEYRDLNFDPHEFLTAFNTGESGQDNIPQQVYEEDGRTVREFEFTAVDTTITIAPGVEFQAWAYNGQVPGPTIRAVEGDLIRVEFTNLGRHAHTIHPHLKNLNPRMDGIPQNGPGVLDTGESFTYEWIAQPAGTHFYHCHSLPLKEHIHRGLYGTIIVDPDPDRVRENPRDYVNYPGPITDDFRAQLVEEAKSRNHEYAENDAVNEMVMVMNSFDTNFDGGNEVYAANTRAFGYGVGDTDGQGNWTAGETKRPIQIDKNERQRVYLSNATEFDLINSFHTHSQFFDYYDHGTTLTPTSKTVDTIMQCQAQRGIIEMDYSNHEPGLYMFHAHQSEFAELGWMSFFEVV, encoded by the coding sequence ATGCCATCGATAGATTACAACAGCGCAGCGAAGGTCACAGAACGCCTCGAAGAGCGACTGGTCGAATCACTCACCGGTGAAACGAACGTCAGTCGCCGCACCGTCCTCGGCGGTCTCGGTGTTGCCGGGAGTGCAGCAGTTGGACTGGGGAGTTCCCGAGCAAGTGCCTCGTCCGGTCACGACGATGAAGACGAACACGGTAACTTCGGTGCGGTGGGCGAATATCGAGATTTGAATTTCGATCCGCATGAGTTTCTCACCGCGTTCAATACAGGAGAGAGTGGGCAGGATAACATTCCTCAACAGGTTTACGAAGAGGACGGCCGAACCGTACGGGAATTCGAGTTCACTGCCGTCGACACGACGATAACTATCGCGCCGGGCGTCGAGTTTCAAGCGTGGGCGTACAACGGCCAAGTGCCGGGTCCGACGATCCGCGCCGTCGAGGGCGACCTGATTCGCGTGGAGTTTACGAATCTCGGACGACACGCGCACACGATTCATCCACACCTGAAGAACCTCAACCCGCGAATGGACGGGATTCCCCAGAACGGCCCCGGCGTCCTTGATACGGGTGAATCCTTCACCTATGAGTGGATCGCCCAGCCCGCCGGTACGCACTTCTATCACTGCCACTCGCTCCCCCTGAAAGAGCACATCCATCGCGGACTCTACGGCACGATCATCGTTGATCCGGACCCCGACCGCGTCAGGGAAAACCCACGCGATTACGTCAATTACCCCGGTCCGATTACCGACGACTTCCGGGCGCAGCTCGTCGAAGAGGCAAAGAGCCGGAATCACGAGTACGCCGAAAACGACGCCGTGAACGAGATGGTGATGGTGATGAACTCGTTCGATACCAACTTCGACGGCGGAAACGAGGTCTACGCGGCGAACACACGGGCGTTCGGATATGGAGTCGGTGACACCGACGGACAGGGCAACTGGACGGCGGGTGAGACGAAACGCCCCATCCAAATCGACAAGAATGAACGCCAGCGCGTGTACCTCTCCAATGCGACGGAGTTCGATCTCATCAATTCGTTCCACACGCACTCGCAGTTCTTCGACTACTACGACCACGGGACAACGCTGACGCCGACGAGCAAAACCGTGGACACGATTATGCAGTGCCAAGCACAGCGCGGCATCATCGAGATGGACTACTCCAACCACGAGCCAGGACTGTACATGTTCCACGCCCACCAGTCCGAGTTCGCCGAACTCGGCTGGATGAGTTTCTTCGAGGTGGTCTAA
- a CDS encoding helix-turn-helix domain-containing protein, translated as MEISLDFDSEQMNRNRRHASIPSSEAVEVDYFGVREYRANPVDHPWICFPCRESTASAGRRPFSNNRELLASDICKTETVHKIAAVERLEETSETIDNTAGELSEEATVLEFEITQETGLVYLEYQPSPSMTSMFDVLAAYSLIVVPPIEYTDNYGKRGIRLTVAGTESAITAISAEVPHGIELHPEQVGEYVPERPGLSGLLTDRQQTVFEVAVEVGYYEVPRETTHEQIATEVYRSPATISEQLQRIESKFLLQYLGD; from the coding sequence ATGGAGATCAGTCTCGATTTCGATTCAGAACAGATGAATCGTAACAGAAGGCACGCATCAATTCCATCCTCCGAGGCTGTGGAAGTTGATTACTTCGGAGTTCGGGAGTACAGAGCCAACCCTGTGGATCATCCCTGGATCTGCTTTCCGTGCAGAGAAAGTACCGCCTCAGCCGGTCGCAGACCCTTTAGTAACAATCGTGAGCTGCTCGCTAGTGATATCTGCAAGACTGAGACGGTTCATAAAATCGCTGCAGTTGAGCGATTAGAGGAGACATCGGAGACAATCGATAATACCGCTGGCGAACTCTCGGAAGAAGCGACAGTGCTAGAGTTCGAAATTACACAAGAAACTGGACTGGTGTATCTTGAGTACCAGCCGTCGCCGTCAATGACGAGCATGTTCGATGTCCTCGCCGCATACTCACTCATCGTCGTGCCACCGATAGAGTACACAGACAACTATGGCAAGCGTGGCATTCGACTCACAGTGGCTGGCACCGAGTCCGCGATTACTGCTATCTCTGCAGAGGTGCCCCACGGAATCGAATTGCATCCCGAACAAGTCGGGGAATACGTCCCCGAACGGCCTGGGCTATCGGGCCTGTTGACTGATCGGCAACAGACCGTGTTCGAGGTTGCCGTCGAGGTCGGGTATTACGAAGTCCCACGGGAAACGACGCACGAACAGATCGCTACCGAAGTCTATCGGTCCCCGGCGACGATCTCTGAACAGCTCCAGCGCATCGAATCAAAATTCCTGCTCCAGTATCTCGGTGACTAA
- a CDS encoding SHOCT domain-containing protein has translation MSKERTSDGLLRIVLIVLAVIVLFPLLMMVFAMPMMGMMGWWWGGGMAGGLSPLWGIGMMLVWLVVLVGIGYLLYRGLVGGVGSSLTSDRALEELRVAYARGDLSDEEFEERRAKLTREESQ, from the coding sequence ATGTCAAAAGAGCGCACGTCCGACGGCCTGCTCCGCATCGTCCTGATCGTCCTCGCGGTGATCGTCCTGTTCCCGCTGTTGATGATGGTGTTCGCGATGCCGATGATGGGCATGATGGGCTGGTGGTGGGGTGGTGGCATGGCCGGCGGCCTCTCACCGCTGTGGGGTATCGGAATGATGCTCGTCTGGCTCGTTGTCCTCGTCGGCATCGGCTACCTCCTCTATCGCGGCCTCGTCGGTGGTGTCGGGTCGTCGCTGACCAGCGATAGAGCACTCGAGGAACTCCGAGTGGCGTACGCTCGTGGCGACCTCTCCGACGAGGAGTTCGAGGAACGGCGTGCGAAACTCACCCGCGAGGAGTCGCAGTAG
- a CDS encoding heavy metal translocating P-type ATPase, with product MNAQTITQYYRKNRKAIVTASSGLLYGGGWSLGHFTGFDTASAGILILAAIIGGYDIAKTAYYEVTNRTLGIKTLVTLAAIGAIVIGEYWEAAAVVFLFSLGSYLEGRTMRKTRTALQELLEMTPDTATVRRDGDLQEVPARDVEEGEVVIVKPGGKIPVDGSVVDGESAVNQAPVTGESAPVHKTDGDEVYAGTVNQEGALEVQTTGAGSDTTLERIIRRVEEAQEAQSPTESLIDRFAKYYTPAVIVLAIGAYAVTQNAILSLTLLVIGCPGALVIGPPVSIVSAIGNAARSGVLMKGGEHLERAGKIDLVAFDKTGTLTKGETTVADVEGFGVDDDEVISLAATAEKKSEHHLADAIVDAARDRPTAATDGGTAVAHSDAASAEHRSVPDPDDFDVVAGKGVVAHTDGHEVVVGNRALLDDRSIDIPDYIAEYVRGREERGETVVHVVRDGSIIGVIAMRDELREAAPGVVAALQDAGIETVMLTGDNERTASAVAGEVGIDEYRAELLPEDKQTVIEEYQADGHVVAMVGDGINDAPSLATADVGIAMGAAGTDTAIETADMALMADDLERIPYAVTLSKATRWNVLENVGLAVLTVTVLLAGVLTSYVTLAAGMLVHEASVLLVILNGMRLLRH from the coding sequence ATGAACGCACAAACGATCACACAGTACTACCGGAAGAACCGGAAAGCCATCGTCACGGCGTCCAGCGGCCTCCTCTACGGTGGCGGCTGGAGCCTCGGCCACTTCACCGGCTTCGATACAGCGAGTGCCGGTATTCTCATCCTCGCGGCGATCATCGGCGGCTACGACATCGCCAAAACCGCCTACTACGAGGTCACCAACCGAACGCTCGGCATCAAGACGCTCGTGACCTTGGCGGCCATTGGTGCCATCGTCATCGGCGAATACTGGGAAGCTGCCGCCGTCGTCTTCCTGTTCAGCCTCGGCAGCTACCTAGAAGGCCGGACGATGCGGAAGACCCGGACGGCCCTCCAGGAACTTCTGGAGATGACGCCCGACACGGCGACCGTCCGTCGCGACGGAGACCTCCAAGAAGTACCTGCCCGCGACGTCGAGGAGGGTGAAGTTGTCATCGTGAAACCGGGCGGAAAGATCCCGGTCGACGGGAGCGTCGTCGACGGCGAGAGTGCCGTCAATCAGGCCCCGGTCACCGGCGAGAGCGCGCCCGTTCACAAGACCGACGGTGACGAAGTCTACGCGGGGACGGTCAACCAGGAAGGCGCACTGGAGGTCCAGACGACGGGTGCGGGCTCGGATACGACGCTCGAGCGCATCATCCGCCGCGTCGAGGAGGCCCAGGAGGCCCAGTCGCCCACGGAGAGTCTCATCGACCGGTTCGCGAAGTACTACACCCCAGCCGTCATCGTGCTCGCAATCGGCGCGTACGCAGTCACGCAGAACGCGATCCTGTCGCTCACCTTGCTGGTCATCGGCTGTCCGGGCGCGCTGGTCATCGGACCGCCGGTCAGCATCGTCTCGGCCATCGGGAACGCCGCCCGGTCGGGAGTCCTGATGAAGGGTGGCGAACACCTCGAACGTGCCGGCAAGATCGACCTCGTTGCCTTCGACAAGACCGGCACCCTCACGAAGGGCGAGACCACCGTCGCCGACGTCGAGGGGTTTGGCGTCGACGACGACGAGGTAATCTCGCTCGCGGCGACTGCCGAGAAGAAAAGCGAACACCACCTCGCCGACGCCATCGTCGACGCAGCACGCGACCGTCCGACCGCCGCAACCGATGGCGGAACTGCGGTCGCCCATTCCGATGCCGCGAGCGCCGAACACCGGTCGGTTCCGGATCCGGATGACTTCGACGTGGTCGCCGGCAAGGGTGTCGTCGCCCATACGGACGGCCACGAGGTCGTCGTTGGGAACCGAGCGCTGCTCGACGACCGCAGCATCGACATCCCGGATTACATCGCCGAGTACGTCCGTGGCCGCGAGGAACGCGGTGAGACGGTCGTCCACGTCGTGCGAGACGGCAGCATCATCGGCGTGATCGCGATGCGCGACGAACTTCGAGAGGCCGCTCCTGGCGTCGTAGCGGCGCTTCAGGATGCCGGCATCGAGACGGTGATGCTCACCGGCGACAACGAGCGGACGGCAAGTGCCGTCGCAGGGGAAGTGGGCATCGACGAGTACCGCGCCGAACTCCTCCCCGAGGACAAACAGACCGTCATCGAAGAATACCAGGCCGACGGCCACGTCGTTGCGATGGTCGGCGATGGCATCAACGACGCGCCATCGCTGGCGACCGCCGACGTCGGTATCGCGATGGGCGCTGCCGGCACGGACACCGCCATCGAGACGGCGGACATGGCGCTGATGGCCGACGACCTCGAACGCATCCCGTACGCGGTCACACTCAGTAAAGCGACGCGCTGGAACGTCCTCGAGAACGTCGGGCTCGCGGTGCTGACCGTGACCGTCCTGCTCGCTGGCGTGCTCACCAGTTACGTCACGCTCGCCGCCGGGATGCTCGTCCACGAAGCCAGCGTTCTCCTCGTCATCCTCAACGGGATGCGACTGCTCCGACACTAA
- a CDS encoding ABC transporter ATP-binding protein, giving the protein METTTAPTETVGESKTLVRGNALEKTYGSRLPLGRSTPVLTGADIEVRAGEIVGIVGENGSGKSTLMKILVGVLDHDAGTVERYGTVGWCPQEPLLYDRLTVSETFRLFGAGYGMSREEIDAAKRRLADELDFERYLDYRVDQLSGGNRQKVNLSIALMHDPDVLMLDEPYTGFDWETYLRFWDMAQDLADDGTAVVMISHLIEERSRLDRVFEVRNGLVHDVTDDETESELRSDREGDDE; this is encoded by the coding sequence ATGGAAACGACCACGGCACCCACGGAGACGGTCGGTGAGAGTAAGACGCTCGTTCGAGGCAACGCCCTCGAGAAAACCTACGGGTCACGACTCCCGTTGGGACGGTCGACGCCCGTTCTCACCGGTGCGGATATCGAGGTCCGTGCCGGCGAGATCGTCGGCATCGTCGGCGAGAATGGGTCGGGGAAGTCGACGCTGATGAAGATTCTCGTCGGGGTTCTCGACCACGACGCGGGCACGGTCGAACGGTATGGAACCGTCGGATGGTGTCCGCAGGAACCCCTGCTCTACGATCGGTTGACCGTCTCTGAAACCTTCCGGCTCTTCGGCGCCGGGTACGGGATGAGTCGCGAGGAGATCGACGCGGCGAAACGGCGACTGGCGGACGAACTCGACTTCGAACGGTACCTCGATTACCGAGTTGACCAGCTCAGCGGCGGGAACCGACAGAAGGTCAACCTCAGCATCGCGTTGATGCACGACCCGGACGTTCTCATGCTCGACGAACCCTACACCGGGTTCGACTGGGAGACCTACCTGCGGTTTTGGGACATGGCTCAGGACCTCGCAGACGACGGCACTGCTGTCGTCATGATCTCTCACCTCATCGAGGAACGGAGTCGCCTCGACCGCGTCTTCGAGGTGCGGAACGGACTGGTTCACGACGTGACCGACGACGAAACTGAGAGCGAACTCCGAAGCGACCGGGAGGGAGACGATGAATAG
- a CDS encoding ZIP family metal transporter, with translation MTDKTRDSTTDGGVPAENESIQPLGLPRWVSALLPIVLLVLVLGLFAFTSPLAGVQSGTPLPDVTVTHTTLPSDETVVLHVTNNGPESVTISQVLVDEAYWDFRVEGAGGDQTLAPMESAQIVIPYHWNPGWDLEVALVLSDGATFHNTIVAPSQSPGFSLSLLGTLAVIGLFVGVIPVALGMLWFPYIKTMSDRWLHAVLIFAAGVLGFLAFDAGFEAFELAERVPGAYEGNLLVVFGIFGALLLVQAISAWREGRVAAGDSRASSGLWIAYLVAVGIGLHNLAEGLAIGSSFALGRVSLGAFLVIGFMLHNVTEGPAVVAPVARGERPALKHFAALGVIAGAPVILGGWIGSLAYSPTIGAFFLAIGVGAILQVNWEIASMVRDAGGRVASATNLLAFLLGLGIMYVTDLFVAL, from the coding sequence ATGACGGACAAGACACGAGATTCGACGACGGACGGTGGTGTACCAGCCGAGAACGAGAGCATACAACCGCTCGGGCTTCCGCGATGGGTCAGCGCGTTACTCCCGATCGTGTTGCTCGTGCTCGTCCTGGGCTTATTCGCGTTCACATCACCGCTCGCCGGTGTTCAGAGCGGCACCCCGCTCCCAGACGTGACGGTCACGCATACGACGCTTCCGAGCGACGAAACGGTCGTACTGCACGTGACGAACAACGGGCCCGAATCCGTGACGATATCACAGGTCCTCGTCGACGAAGCCTACTGGGATTTCCGGGTTGAAGGAGCTGGTGGTGACCAAACGCTCGCCCCGATGGAAAGCGCACAGATTGTGATCCCGTATCACTGGAATCCGGGATGGGATCTCGAAGTCGCTCTCGTACTGTCTGACGGGGCGACGTTCCATAACACGATCGTCGCTCCGAGTCAGTCACCCGGGTTTAGTCTCAGTCTGCTCGGAACGCTGGCAGTCATCGGGCTGTTCGTCGGCGTAATCCCGGTCGCCTTGGGGATGCTCTGGTTCCCCTACATCAAGACGATGAGCGATCGGTGGCTACACGCCGTGCTCATATTTGCGGCCGGCGTACTGGGCTTCTTGGCGTTTGACGCCGGGTTCGAGGCGTTCGAACTCGCCGAGCGGGTTCCAGGCGCGTACGAGGGTAACCTCTTGGTCGTCTTCGGAATCTTCGGCGCTCTTCTCCTCGTCCAGGCGATCAGCGCGTGGCGTGAGGGCCGCGTCGCCGCTGGTGATAGCCGGGCGAGCAGCGGCCTCTGGATCGCCTATCTGGTCGCGGTAGGAATCGGCCTGCACAACCTCGCGGAGGGGCTTGCTATCGGGAGTTCGTTTGCACTCGGACGTGTGTCACTCGGTGCATTCCTCGTAATCGGGTTCATGCTTCACAACGTGACGGAAGGTCCGGCTGTCGTTGCGCCGGTCGCCCGCGGGGAACGTCCGGCGCTCAAGCACTTCGCCGCGCTCGGCGTCATCGCCGGGGCACCCGTCATCCTCGGTGGCTGGATCGGCAGCCTCGCCTACTCACCGACGATCGGCGCCTTCTTCCTCGCGATCGGTGTTGGCGCTATCCTGCAGGTCAACTGGGAGATTGCGAGCATGGTTCGTGATGCAGGGGGTCGCGTGGCCAGTGCCACGAATCTGCTTGCATTTCTGCTCGGACTCGGCATTATGTACGTGACCGACCTTTTCGTGGCGCTCTAA
- a CDS encoding stress response translation initiation inhibitor YciH, with translation MTVRTEERRYGKKMVVVEGFEGGTDLDSLASELKSTLGTGGTVKEGHIELQGDHEERVRELLKANGYSVR, from the coding sequence GTGACTGTCCGAACGGAAGAACGCCGGTATGGAAAGAAAATGGTCGTCGTCGAGGGGTTCGAAGGTGGCACCGATCTCGACTCACTCGCCTCAGAACTGAAATCTACACTTGGAACTGGTGGCACCGTCAAAGAAGGGCACATCGAACTCCAGGGCGATCACGAGGAACGCGTCCGCGAACTTCTCAAAGCAAACGGATACTCCGTCAGATAA
- a CDS encoding TRAM domain-containing protein yields the protein MVDIPDTLRSVFTATIESEDGSCTFEVPASEVRHDAIQPGETYRIAVLETGHTTALSDTPSADRSSETSPTTQEQGPPEPPVEEGEIREVTIETIGDQGDGIAKVDRGYVVIVPEGQPGDEPTVEIEQVQQNVAFATIVEPDPRTL from the coding sequence ATGGTCGACATCCCTGATACACTTCGCTCGGTATTTACTGCGACTATTGAGTCCGAGGACGGAAGCTGCACATTCGAGGTTCCAGCGAGTGAGGTACGTCACGACGCTATTCAACCCGGTGAAACGTATCGAATCGCTGTTCTCGAAACCGGGCATACAACGGCGCTATCCGATACACCGTCCGCGGACAGATCGTCTGAGACCTCCCCGACCACTCAGGAGCAGGGACCCCCCGAGCCGCCTGTTGAAGAGGGTGAGATTCGGGAGGTGACGATTGAGACGATTGGTGACCAGGGCGACGGCATCGCGAAGGTTGACCGCGGTTACGTCGTGATCGTTCCGGAGGGGCAGCCCGGTGACGAACCGACCGTTGAGATCGAACAGGTGCAACAGAACGTCGCCTTTGCTACGATCGTTGAGCCGGACCCCCGAACGCTGTGA
- a CDS encoding ArsR/SmtB family transcription factor, whose translation MSSSGADHHLDDIAIRDTRVSDAIDEPMRAMILDILADEARTAGEVHDRLTDRGIERTENTVRHHINELRDSGLVDVVRFEEGRGGTTKYYHANTIVLSYSLPGSADAAVEEMTDAIQPQVTEALNHLTEEYEESIEEITTEMQPCDHCRNQKYETYVLLTVLRRAFVRAQRES comes from the coding sequence ATGAGCAGTTCCGGTGCCGACCACCATCTCGACGACATCGCGATCAGGGATACCCGCGTTTCGGACGCCATCGACGAACCAATGCGAGCGATGATCCTCGACATACTGGCCGATGAGGCACGGACGGCAGGCGAGGTTCACGACCGACTCACCGATCGAGGGATCGAGCGGACCGAAAACACCGTTCGGCACCACATCAACGAACTCCGCGATTCCGGACTCGTAGACGTCGTCCGCTTTGAGGAGGGGCGTGGCGGCACGACGAAGTACTACCACGCGAACACGATCGTCCTCTCGTACTCACTACCGGGTTCGGCTGATGCCGCCGTGGAGGAGATGACGGATGCTATCCAGCCGCAGGTCACGGAGGCACTGAACCATCTCACGGAGGAGTACGAGGAATCTATCGAGGAGATCACAACGGAGATGCAGCCGTGTGACCACTGTCGGAACCAGAAGTACGAGACGTACGTCCTGCTGACCGTCCTGCGGCGAGCGTTCGTCCGCGCTCAGCGGGAATCGTAA